One Polaribacter reichenbachii genomic window, TCTTTTTAGTTTATGGTAATGGAGTTTTTGTTTGGGCTTTGCGTTATGTAGATAGTGGTTTTGGAGCTTTATTAGCCTCTACACAGCCCTTATTTGTATTATTTCTATTAAGGTTGATAGATAGAAAGCCTTTTCAAAGAAAATCGATGATTGGGGTTGCTTTAGGTATGTTTGGTATGTACTTATTAGTCAGTCAAAAAGAATTAGTAACATCCGAAGATACTTTACTAGGAATTTTTATGATGCTTACCTGTGTTTTAAGTTGGAGTTTTGGTAGTGTATTTGTCTCTAAAGCTAATTTACCAAAAAGCTTTATGGTTTCAACTGGTTATCAAATGTTAGTAGCTGGTTTTATACTTTTTATATTAAGTGTAAGTACTAACGAGAGTTGGAGTTCTCCATTAAATTGGAGTAATGAGGTGCAATTATCTATGTTATTATTAATTGTTTTTGGTGGTATTATTGCTTTTACAGCATTTAATTATTTATTAAAAGTGGTTTCTCCAGAAAAAGTATCTACGTCTGCTTATGTAAACCCAGTAATTGCTCTTTTTATGGGTTGGTATTTCTTAGATGAAAATTTAACTACTCAATCAATTATTGCGTCATCAGTCTTATTAACAGGGGTGTATTTTATTACTTCTAGAAAAAGAAGATAGAAGTTTTACGTAAAATATTGTATTAATTTGCTTTATAAACTTTTTATAATTAAAAAACTAATTTTTGTTTAAAAAAATAACAATTTATTAAAAAAAAGTATATATTTGTTTAACCTTAAAACGTAACCCCTATGTTAAAATCAGATCTAACTGCTACAGAGCAGTCAGTACTCAATGCAGTACGCGAAGAACACTTAACCAGTTTCGAAATCCTAAAAAAAGTTGAGAATGTTTCTCTTATATTATCTCTGTATAATATTTTGGATAAACTTAACAGTAAGGGTGTATTAAAAAGTTATATGAAACAAAATAGAAAGTATCATTACGCTGCTTAATTTTTTGTTTATGTAGAATAAAAAAAAATGCCATTTTAATTAATACAATATTAAAGTGGCGTTTTTTTTTGATGACAATAATTTTATTGAACTACAAGTTATCTAGTTTAACTTGTAGTTGAAGTAAGGTTTGTATGCTTTTAACTAAATTTTGTTTATTTACAGTTAATCTATCGTATTTTTGTTATATCCTAAAAAAAATACAATGAAATTCAATAATTTAACAGAACAGCAAAAGTCGGTATTAAAAGTAATTCAAACAGAACCCCTAACCAGTTTTCAAATTTTAAAAAGAGTTGAAAATATATCTATGATTTTATCCCTATATAATATTATGGACGAACTAAAAAGTAAAGGTGCTCTTAAAAGCTATACAGTAGAGAATGTAAAATATCATATTGCTAGCTAATTATTATTTCAATAAAAATAAAATTATAATACTTCAAAAATGAACCATTTTGGTGATTTTTTGAAGTTTTTTTATATTACAGCTGGTCTAATATCAACAGAAACATTCATAATACTTTTTCCAGAACCATAAATAACACCTTTTAAAGGAGGTACATCATAATAATCTCGACCATAAGAAATTACAATATGTTGGTCTTTTGGTATTTGATTGTTAGTAGGATCAAAATCTACCCAGCCAAAATCTGGTATAAATACAGAAAACCAAGCATGAGATGCATCTGTACCCACTAATTTTTCTTTTCCTGGTGGTGGTAAGGTTTCTATATAACCACTAACATATCTGGCAGGTAAACCAATTGAGCGTACGCAAGCAATTGCCAATTGTGCAAAATCTTGGCAAACTCCTTTTTTGGCTTCCATAACTTCTTGAATTGGTGTTGCTATGGTACTAAAATTACTATCGAATTTAAACTCTGTAAAGATTCTTTTCATCAACTCGTTTGCAGCCTCAAAAACAGATCGGTCTTTTTTAAAAGATTCTTTAGCATAATCTTTAATTGTTGATGAAATATTTTTGATTAAAACAGAGTCTAACAAAAACTGTTTGGCATCTATACTTTCTGGATTTAATGTGTTTAATTTTAATAATGCTGTTTCTAAAGTTATTGATTTATAGGTTTCTGAACTTAAATTATTTTGTTGCAATTCATAAGATCTATCAACTTTACTTACAGCAGTTACAATAAGTTCTTTGTGTTGTTTTTCAATTGAAAAATGGGTAACAGAATTACCAAAAAAATCAATATTTTCTTTAATTACAGTTGGTTTTGGAGTAATCTCTAATTTATAGTCTAGTAATCTTTGACCTGCAAATAATTTAGGTTTTAAAATAGCTAAATTATGACAGTAAGTAACGTTATTATCGTATTTATAAATCGTTTTATGTATGATAGAAAAAACCATATTAAGATATATAATTTTGATTAAACAACTGTATTTGTTCATCAGAATGATTAAAATACATATCTGTTAAAGATAATGATGTATTGTGAATCATATCACTTAAAGAAGCTAATAAATCTTCTAATTCAGTTCTTGTAAACGAATCTTTATCAACTTTTATAAGATTAGTTGCGTTGGCTTTATTAATTAAATTACACGCATCTAAAATTGATTTTTGAACAGAAGATAAATTAGTATCTTCATTTCTTTTTGGTAGCCTAAATATATCTTTTTGAATTCTATTTATTTGATATTTTAAAGATCTAGAATAAGAATTATCAAGCAATATTAAATTAATAACATTTTCAATATCTAAATAAGATCTAAAACTATATCTATAAATATTTAAGCTTTCATGGCTATTTAATAAAGATTCTAGAATTTCATATTCAACGTCTTCATTGTGTTTTATAGTTAATAATGCTCTAGATTTATCGATACACATTATGGCTTGCTCCATTTGAAAACCAATAAAATAAACTAATAAACCTTGCTCTACTAATATGCTTTCTTCAATTAAACCAATGTAAGCTATTAAATCTATGATTACTGTATCTAATAATTTAATAATCTTGTGGATGTTTTTATGATCTTCTTTTTCAAAACTATGCCAAGTTTTATGCAATTTGTCGTAAACACGCCACATATCTTTAGACCACAGATTTCTAAGCGAATAATAAGAGCTATTAAAAGAGGATAAAGAGTGTGCTAAACTACCAAACTGAGTTTCATCAAAAAGTACTTTAATAATTTCTTTTAAAGGATCTTTAAATGCTTCTTCTTTATTTTTACCTGTAAACCCAGGAAAAATTGAAGTTAAGTGTGTTATAGATTGATATAAAATATGTAAGTTTTCTGAATCTGAATTTCGTTGAGTAAACTCAGAATTAGACATTTGATTTAACACCATTCTAATATACCTAGCAGTTACTAAAGTTCTTGCTAAATATCTACCAGACCAAAATAAGTTTTCTGCTGTATTACTTGGTATATTACCAATTCCTGATAAATTATTCGTTGTAGAGTGGTGCCAATGATATCTTTGTCTTTTTTTGTACGATCTTTTTTCGGTGTTTGTAATCCAAAAATCTTTACTTGTTCCACCTCTTTGGTTAGAAACTCTTAAGCGTTCTCTTTCTGCAGCAACTCTTACCAAACCTCCAGGCATAATACTGTACTCGTTTTCTTTAGCTACAGCAAAAGTTCTACACATTACCTTACGTGGTTCTAATTGTTCTTTTGATAAGTTTGGAGCCGTAGAAAAAGATATTTTTTCTTGGGCTACGTAATGATAAGGTTTTGCAAGAATTTCTTTTTTTAAAGCTTCAAGTTCAGCTTTATTTAAAAATTCACAGAAATAGATATGTTCTCTATGTGTATTGTCTATTGGTTTTACAACAAAGTTTTTTAAATTATCTAAAACATGTTTACGTTCTTTTTCTTGTCCACACCACCAAGACGCAATCTGAGGTAAAATAAGGTCTTCTTTTAAAAAGTATTTACAAATAGAGTTCATAAAAGGAATTAACCCAGGATTCTCTAAAACTCCACTTCCAATAGGATTCATTATAGCTACATTTTGCAGTCTAACAACATTTAATAATCCTGCAACACCTAAATAAGAATTTCCATTTAGTTCTAAAGGATCTGAGTATTCATCGTCTACACGTCTGTAAATTACATCAATTTGAATTAATCCTTTTAAGGTTTTAAGCCAAACTTTGTTGTCTCTTACCACCAAATCATTGCCTTTTACTAAAGGATAACCAAAGAAAGATGATAAATAGGCGTGCTCAAAATAAGTTTCATTATGAGGGCCTGGAGTTAAAATAACAATTGTAGGATTCTCTTTGTGAGATGGCGCAGCATTTATTAACAATTCATTAAAATCTTTAATAAAGCTAAAAGGTTGTTTTACATTTATTTCGTTAAAAATATCTGGAACAACTTCACTTGTAGTAAATCTGTTTTCTAGAGAATAGCCTAAACCTGATGGAGCTTCGGTTCTGTCGTTAACCACCCACATTTGTCCATCTGGACCTCTAGCCAAATCTGCAGAATGAAATAATAATTGTTTTGCTGTTTTATATTGAATTTGATGACAAGGTCTTAAAAAGCCACGATGAGAAAATATAATTTCGTAAGGTACAATTCCGTTTTTTATAAGCTCTCTTTTGCCATAAATGTCTTTTAAAACTAAATCTAAAACTTGTGCACGTTGTTGTAATCCTTTTTCAATATTCTTCCATTCTTTTCTTTCGATAACAAAAGGAATAATATTTAAATTCCAAGGTCTATTTAATCCATTAGGATCATTATATACATTATAAGTTACTCCGTTTTCTGCCAGTAACCAATCTAAATCTCCTTGTCTTTTTGTTAATTCGTTAATACCTAATTCAGAGAAATTAGTTAATAGTTTTTCCCAATTAGGATTTATTTCCATATTAGATTTTAAAACTTCGTCGTAGTTTTCAAAATCTTTAAAGTAATCCTTAAAAAAAGAGGTTATTGGTGTTTTTGTCAAGTTAATTATTTTTTGAGACGCAAATCTAAGGTATTTGGATATTCTGAGTTAACAGGATATACTTTATATCT contains:
- a CDS encoding EamA family transporter; protein product: MKPKLNTLKNSKLLIVLSFISIYVIWGSTYLFNKVAVTELPPFFLASIRFSVAGILMILIAIILKQPLKISRKQFFNSAIASFFFLVYGNGVFVWALRYVDSGFGALLASTQPLFVLFLLRLIDRKPFQRKSMIGVALGMFGMYLLVSQKELVTSEDTLLGIFMMLTCVLSWSFGSVFVSKANLPKSFMVSTGYQMLVAGFILFILSVSTNESWSSPLNWSNEVQLSMLLLIVFGGIIAFTAFNYLLKVVSPEKVSTSAYVNPVIALFMGWYFLDENLTTQSIIASSVLLTGVYFITSRKRR
- a CDS encoding circularly permuted type 2 ATP-grasp protein, which translates into the protein MTKTPITSFFKDYFKDFENYDEVLKSNMEINPNWEKLLTNFSELGINELTKRQGDLDWLLAENGVTYNVYNDPNGLNRPWNLNIIPFVIERKEWKNIEKGLQQRAQVLDLVLKDIYGKRELIKNGIVPYEIIFSHRGFLRPCHQIQYKTAKQLLFHSADLARGPDGQMWVVNDRTEAPSGLGYSLENRFTTSEVVPDIFNEINVKQPFSFIKDFNELLINAAPSHKENPTIVILTPGPHNETYFEHAYLSSFFGYPLVKGNDLVVRDNKVWLKTLKGLIQIDVIYRRVDDEYSDPLELNGNSYLGVAGLLNVVRLQNVAIMNPIGSGVLENPGLIPFMNSICKYFLKEDLILPQIASWWCGQEKERKHVLDNLKNFVVKPIDNTHREHIYFCEFLNKAELEALKKEILAKPYHYVAQEKISFSTAPNLSKEQLEPRKVMCRTFAVAKENEYSIMPGGLVRVAAERERLRVSNQRGGTSKDFWITNTEKRSYKKRQRYHWHHSTTNNLSGIGNIPSNTAENLFWSGRYLARTLVTARYIRMVLNQMSNSEFTQRNSDSENLHILYQSITHLTSIFPGFTGKNKEEAFKDPLKEIIKVLFDETQFGSLAHSLSSFNSSYYSLRNLWSKDMWRVYDKLHKTWHSFEKEDHKNIHKIIKLLDTVIIDLIAYIGLIEESILVEQGLLVYFIGFQMEQAIMCIDKSRALLTIKHNEDVEYEILESLLNSHESLNIYRYSFRSYLDIENVINLILLDNSYSRSLKYQINRIQKDIFRLPKRNEDTNLSSVQKSILDACNLINKANATNLIKVDKDSFTRTELEDLLASLSDMIHNTSLSLTDMYFNHSDEQIQLFNQNYIS
- a CDS encoding transglutaminase family protein; the protein is MVFSIIHKTIYKYDNNVTYCHNLAILKPKLFAGQRLLDYKLEITPKPTVIKENIDFFGNSVTHFSIEKQHKELIVTAVSKVDRSYELQQNNLSSETYKSITLETALLKLNTLNPESIDAKQFLLDSVLIKNISSTIKDYAKESFKKDRSVFEAANELMKRIFTEFKFDSNFSTIATPIQEVMEAKKGVCQDFAQLAIACVRSIGLPARYVSGYIETLPPPGKEKLVGTDASHAWFSVFIPDFGWVDFDPTNNQIPKDQHIVISYGRDYYDVPPLKGVIYGSGKSIMNVSVDIRPAVI